The genomic interval CACACCTCGTCTTCCAGGTCGTACGTCCACAGGGTGGGGTCGGGGTCCAGGGCCACGCGGCCGGCGCGCGCGTGGAGGCGCAGCGCGTGCACCTCGCCTTCCCAGGTGGCCACGACGAGGGTCGCCTCGCCGGGCGCCGTGGGAATCAGGGCGGGCGTGCCGTGGACCGTGCCGACCTCCACCTTCCACAGGCCGTGGCCGCTGCGGGCGTCCAGGGCGTGCAGCCAGCCGTTCTCGTCGCACACGAGCGCCGCGCCGGCCCAGATGAGCGGGCTGGCCGCGACCGGGCCGCCGGTGCGGTACGCCCACTTCAGTTCGCCGGTGCCGGCGTCGAGCGCGTACAGGTGCCCGTCGCGGCTGCTGGCAAGCACCTGCGTATGCCACAGCGTGGGCGCGCCGGTGAGTTCCGCGCGGGCTTTGTGCTGCCACACCTGCGCGCCGCTCATCAGGTCCACGCGCCTGAGCGTGCCGTCCCACGCGCCGAACAGCACGTGCCCGCCGTGGAAGGTGGCGGGCGCCGTGACCTCGTCCCGCGCGGCGTAGGTGGCAAAGGGCCGCCCCGAGGTGTGCGTCAGGACCAGCTGTCCGCCGCGCGTGCCGACCGCCACGAGGTCCCCCTCACCCATCACTGCGGCCGGCCAGGTGACCTCACCGGGCAGCGGCACACTCCACGCCTCGCGCAGGGAAGCCACCTGTGCGGGGCCGTCCGGGTGCTCGCCGCTGCGGGTCCGGCCGCCGCGGTACTGTCCGCGCGCGTGCGCCGTCCACACGTCCCGCCTCGCCAGGGCCCACAGGTGCGCCAGGGCGTCGCCGCTGTCCGGGCGTTCCTCGGGGTTCTTGGCAAGCAGCGAGAGCAGCACGCGCGCCACGGCGTCCGGCACGGCCGGGTTCAGTTCCCGCGGGTCGGTGGGGGGTTCGTACACGTGCTGGTACAGCACGCTCTGGTCACTGTCGCCCACGAACGGCGGGCTGCCGCAGGCCACGCGGTACAGCACCGCGCCCAGCGCGTACAGGTCGCTCAGGGGGCCCACTCCCACGCCGCGCGCCTGCTCGGGCGCCATGTAGGCCGGGGTGCCCAGCGTCACGCCGCTGCGCGTCAGGTGCCGGGTCTGTTCGGTCAGGGCGACCAGCCCGAAATCCATGATGCGCGGCATCAGCGCGTCGTCGAGCAGCACGTTGCCGGGCGTCAGGTCGCGGTGCGTAATGCCGCGCACATGAATGAAATGCAGGGCGCGCGCCGCCGCGGCCGCCGCCGTCAGGAAGCGCGCCAGAGGCAGCGGGGCGTCCTCCAGCGGCCCGAGCGCCGTTACCGGCCCGCCCGTCATGAGCGGCATGGTAAAGAACGGGCGTCCGCTCTGGGCTTCGGTGCCGAGGTCCAGCACCGGAATGACGCCCGGGTGCGTGAGGCGCGCCAGGATCCGCACCTCCCGCAGGAACCGCTCGCGGTCGGAGTCCGGCACGTGCGCGTGCTGCACCTTCAGGGCCACCTCGCGGCCCAGCAGCGTGTCGCGCGCGCGGAACACGCGGGCGCTGCCGCCCTCCCCCAGCAGGGCCAGCAGGTCGTAGCGTCCCGCCAGTTGCGAGCCTGAATCCAGCGGCATACCCGGCGAGTGTAGCGTCCGCGCGCCTAGGGCGCCGCGGGGTAGACGCGGTTGCGGCCCGCATTTTTTGCGCGGTACAGGTGGTCGTCGGCGATTTTCAGGGCCAGGGGCAGCCGGTCCGGGTGTTCCACCGCGTAGCCCACACTGGCGGTCAGGCGCATGTCCGGCAGCACCGCCGACCAGTCGTGCGCGCCGATGGCGTGCCGGCACGCCTCGGCGAGACTGTGGGCCCGTCCGCGCGCGCGGATGGGCGTGACCAGCACGAATTCCTCTCCGCCGTAACGGCCCAGCAGGTCCCCGGGGCGCACCTGCGCCGCGAGCAGTCCGCCCACCACGCGCAGCACCTGGTCACCCACGGCGTGCGAGTGCCGGTCGTTCACGCTCTTGAAGTGATCGACGTCCACGAACACCACGGCGAGCAGCGCCCAGGCCGGGTGCGGGGTACCGTCGGGCGGGAACTGCAGGGCCTGCAGGCCTTCTTCCAGACCGCGGCGGTTCAGCAGGCCGGTCAGGGCATCCTGACGGGCCTGAACCTCCGCGTGGCGCAGCCGGTCCTGCCAGGAACTCGCGTCGGCCCGCGCCTGGCGCAGTTCGCGGTCGAGGGTCAGGTGGTGTGCGGCGGCGGTGTTCACGCGCTCCAGCGTGAGCTGCGCGTCGCGCAGCGCCTCGCGGGTCACGTCCAGCGCCTCGCGCAGCCGGCCCTGACGTTCGTACAGCGCCCCCATGGCGGTCAGGAGCCGCTGCGTGTCCAGGTGCCGCTGCTGGCGCCGGGCGATCTCCAGGGCC from Deinococcus taeanensis carries:
- a CDS encoding serine/threonine-protein kinase gives rise to the protein MPLDSGSQLAGRYDLLALLGEGGSARVFRARDTLLGREVALKVQHAHVPDSDRERFLREVRILARLTHPGVIPVLDLGTEAQSGRPFFTMPLMTGGPVTALGPLEDAPLPLARFLTAAAAAARALHFIHVRGITHRDLTPGNVLLDDALMPRIMDFGLVALTEQTRHLTRSGVTLGTPAYMAPEQARGVGVGPLSDLYALGAVLYRVACGSPPFVGDSDQSVLYQHVYEPPTDPRELNPAVPDAVARVLLSLLAKNPEERPDSGDALAHLWALARRDVWTAHARGQYRGGRTRSGEHPDGPAQVASLREAWSVPLPGEVTWPAAVMGEGDLVAVGTRGGQLVLTHTSGRPFATYAARDEVTAPATFHGGHVLFGAWDGTLRRVDLMSGAQVWQHKARAELTGAPTLWHTQVLASSRDGHLYALDAGTGELKWAYRTGGPVAASPLIWAGAALVCDENGWLHALDARSGHGLWKVEVGTVHGTPALIPTAPGEATLVVATWEGEVHALRLHARAGRVALDPDPTLWTYDLEDEVWASPALTLSGSEGGAAILAGWGGVVRALRLSDGEDLWTHRMQGRVTASPVISAGLVFLASEDGELCALDVRSGAVRWARREATGVQATPLAADGTLYVAFMNGTLRAYRSAR